One window from the genome of Gadus morhua chromosome 16, gadMor3.0, whole genome shotgun sequence encodes:
- the rnf228 gene encoding RING finger protein 223, translating into MTRDDMMAEVEAAPPRRDHQPPFPYEEYECKICYNYFDLDRRAPKLLECVHTFCEQCLTALHLREERPWRVSCPVCRHRTPVPDYRIQNLPNNTKVTEDFPLYMDSDPLPQDALPLYPPPLHPALVALRREEEVSGGDQATPSSTTTSDPVSTATTLSRDSVRDYDSCQSCKRVALTTGCVCVVFSFLSMLVLLFMGLIFVHSHGSPPSPAGPICLSVASILAMFSVVVTWLICWLKYRPAEHETGGRATATNSSRRNA; encoded by the coding sequence ATGACCAGGGATGACATGATGGCGGAGGTAGAGGCAGCGCCCCCCCGCCGGGACCATCAGCCCCCATTCCCCTACGAGGAGTACGAGTGCAAGATCTGCTACAACTACTTCGACCTGGACCGCCGCGCGCCCAAGCTGCTGGAGTGCGTGCACACCTTCTGCGAGCAGTGTCTCACCGCGCTGCACCTGCGCGAAGAGCGGCCGTGGCGCGTCAGCTGCCCGGTGTGCCGCCACCGGACGCCCGTGCCGGACTACCGCATCCAGAACCTGCCCAACAACACCAAGGTGACAGAGGACTTCCCGCTCTACATGGACTCGGACCCCCTGCCGCAGGACGCCTTGCCGCTCTACCCGCCCCCGCTGCACCCGGCCCTGGTGGCGCTgcggcgggaggaggaggtgtccgGCGGTGACCAggccaccccctcctccaccaccacctccgacCCCGTGTCAACTGCCACCACCCTCTCGCGGGACTCGGTGCGAGACTACGACAGCTGCCAGAGCTGTAAGCGCGTGGCGCTGACCACGGGCTGCGTGTGCGTCGTCTTCTCCTTCCTGTCCATGCTCGTGCTGCTCTTCATGGGCCTGATCTTCGTGCACAGCCAcggcagccccccctccccggccgGGCCCATTTGCCTGTCCGTGGCCAGCATCCTCGCCATGTTCTCCGTGGTGGTCACGTGGCTCATATGCTGGCTCAAATACAGACCCGCCGAGCACGAGACGGGGGGGCGCGCGACAGCCACCAACAGCTCCCGGAGGAATGCCTGA